ATTGTCTTTCCGAGACCTGTCGGCAGAACAACCATTGAATTTCTGTCCTTTATGCTCTCAAAAATGTTGATCTGATAAGCTCTCTTCTGCACCAGATTGGGCTTTATGAATTCCATTTTTAGATAGCTCATTACTTTCTCCCCAAGACGGCAATATTTGCAAGCAGCGCCTCTATCTGTATGCGCTCGTTGCTACCCTCAACCATGCGGAATTCTGCCTCCCCGATTTTTTCCACTATGACTGCCTTCATTTTTTCGGGAATTGGCAAATCAAAAAGCGCGTTGTGCATACCCTTTATTATATCCTCGCCCGAAAGCCCGTATTCTATAAGC
This Candidatus Bipolaricaulota bacterium DNA region includes the following protein-coding sequences:
- a CDS encoding Replication factor C small subunit — encoded protein: LIEYGLSGEDIIKGMHNALFDLPIPEKMKAVIVEKIGEAEFRMVEGSNERIQIEALLANIAVLGRK